A stretch of the Macaca mulatta isolate MMU2019108-1 chromosome 14, T2T-MMU8v2.0, whole genome shotgun sequence genome encodes the following:
- the CLDN25 gene encoding claudin-25 has protein sequence MAWSFRGKVQLGGLLLSLLGWVCSYVTTILPQWKTLNLELNEMQTWIMRTWEVCVVREEVATVCKAFESFLSLPQELQVARILRVASHGLGLLGLLVSSFGSECFRFHRIRWVFKRRLGLLGGTLEASALATTLLPVSSVAHATIQDFWDDSVPDIIPQWEFGGVLYLGGAAGIFLVLGGLLLVFSSYLGKEDVPFPLMAGPTVPPSCAPVEESDGSFHIMLKPRNLVV, from the coding sequence ATGGCCTGGAGTTTCCGTGGGAAAGTCCAACTCGGGGGGCTACTTCTCTCCCTCCTTGGCTGGGTCTGCTCCTATGTTACCACCATCCTGCCCCAGTGGAAGACTCTTAATCTGGAACTGAACGAGATGCAGACCTGGATCATGAGGACTTGGGAGGTCTGCGTGGTTCGAGAGGAAGTTGCCACTGTGTGCAAGGCCTTTGAATCCTTCTTGTCTCTGCCCCAGGAGCTCCAGGTAGCACGCATCCTCAGGGTAGCCTCCCACGGGCTGGGCCTATTGGGGCTTTTGGTCTCCAGCTTTGGGTCTGAATGCTTCCGGTTTCACAGGATCAGATGGGTATTCAAGAGGCGGCTTGGCCTCCTGGGAGGGACTTTGGAGGCATCTGCTTTAGCCACTACCCTCCTTCCAGTCTCCTCAGTGGCCCATGCCACAATCCAAGACTTCTGGGATGACAGCGTCCCTGACATCATACCTCAGTGGGAGTTTGGAGGTGTCCTCTACTTGGGCGGGGCTGCTGGtattttcctggttcttggtgGGCTACTCCTCGTCTTCTCATCCTACCTGGGAAAAGAAGATGTGCCTTTTCCTTTGATGGCTGGTCCCACCGTCCCCCCATCCTGTGCTCCAGTAGAGGAGTCAGATGGCTCCTTCCACATCATGCTAAAACCTAGGAACCTGGTCGTCTAG
- the ZW10 gene encoding centromere/kinetochore protein zw10 homolog yields MASFVTEVLAHSGRLEKEDLGTRISRLTRRVEEIKGEVCNMISKKYSEFLPSMQSAQGLITQVDKLSEDIDLLKSRIESEVCRDLHVSTGEFTDLKQQLERDSVVLSLLKQLQEFSTAIEEYNCALTEKKYVTGAQHLEEAQKCLKLLKSRKCFDLKILKSLSMELTIQKQNILYHLGEEWQKLIVWKFPPSKDTSSLESYLQTELHLYTEQSHKEEKTPMPPISSVLLAFSVLGELHSKLKSFGQMLLKYILRPLASCPSLHAVIESQPNIVIRFESIMTNLEYPSPSEVFTKIRLVLEVLQKQLLDLSLDSDLENEKTSTVPLAEMLGDMIWEDLSECLIKNCLVYSIPTNSSKLQQYEEIIQSTEEFENALKEMKFLKGDTTDLLKYARNINSHFANKKCQDVIVAARNLMTSEIHNTVKIIPDSKINVPELPTPDEDNKLEVQKVSNTQYNEVVNLEPEITLDQHSFSLPTCRISESVKKLMELAYQTLLEATTSSDQCAVQLFYSVRNIFHLFHDVVPTYHKENLQKLPQLAAIHHNNCMYIAHHLLTLGHQFRLRLAPILCDGTATFVDLVPGFRRLGTECFLAQMRAQKGELLERLSSARNFSNMDDEENYSVASKAVRQVLHQLKRLGIVWQDVLPVNIYCKAMGTLLNTAISEIIGKITALEDISTEDGDRLYSLCKTVMDEGPQVFAPLSEESKNKKYQEEVPVYVPKWMPFKELMMMLQASLQEIGDRWADGKGPLAAAFSSSEVKALIRALFQNTERRAAALAKIK; encoded by the exons ATGGCCTCGTTCGTGACAGAAGTTTTGGCACACTCCGGGAGGCTGGAAAAGGAGGATCTGGGGACCCGGATCAGCCGCCTGACCCGGCGGGTGGAGGAGATTAAG ggtGAGGTGTGCAATATGATTAGCAAGAAGTACAGTGAATTCCTGCCTAGCATGCAGAGTGCGCAGGGCCTGATTACCCAGGTGGATAAACTGTCTGAAGACATTGACCTACTGAAATCCAGGATAGAGAGTGAG GTCTGCCGGGATCTTCATGTATCAACTGGTGAATTCACAGACTTAAAGCAGCAGTTGGAAAGAGACTCAGTTGTCCTAAGTTTGCTTAAACAGTTGCAGGAG TTTTCCACTGCTATTGAAGAATATAATTGTGCATTAACAGAGAAGAAATATGTCACTGGTGCTCAGCATCTGGAAGAG GCACAGAAATGCTTGAAGTTATTAAAATCCAGAAAAtgctttgatttaaaaatattgaaatctcTCAGCATGGAGCTCACAATACAGAAACAGAACATACTTTATCACCTTGGAGAAGAGTGGCAGAAGCTGATTGTATGGAAGTTCCCACCATCAAAAG aTACCAGCAGTTTGGAATCTTACCTACAAACTGAACTTCATTTATACACTGAACAATCACATAAAGAGGAGAAGACCCCTATGCCACCCATCAGTTCTGTCCTCTTGGCATTTTCTGTTCTTGGAGAACTACACAGCAAGCTTAAATCATTTG GTCAGATGCTGCTGAAGTATATCCTTAGGCCTCTGGCATCTTGTCCATCCCTTCACGCTGTGATAGAAAGCCAGCCTAACATAGTTATTCGTTTTGAATCTATAATGACTAACTTGGAATATCCATCACCATCTGAAGTTTTTACAAAGATCAGACTGGTACTAGAAGTGCTCCAGAAACAGCTTCTAG atctGTCACTTGACTCTGACCTGGAAAATGAAAAAACGTCTACTGTCCCGTTGGCTGAGATGCTTGGAGACATGATCTGGGAGGACTTGTCTGAGTGCCTCATCAAAAACTGTTTGGTTTATTCTATTCCAACAAATAGCAGCAAATTACAGCAATATGAAGAG ATCATACAATCCACTGAAGAATTTGAAAATGccctaaaggaaatgaaatttttaaaaggagatacTACAGATTTGCTGAAATATGCTCGTAACATCAATTCTCATTTTGCAAACAAGAAGTGCCAGGATGTGATTGTGGCAGCCAGAAATCTAATGACCTCTGAAATTCATAACACTGTGAAG ATTATTCCTGATTCTAAGATAAATGTGCCGGAGTTACCCACTCCTGATGAGGATAACAAACTGGAAGTACAGAAAGTGTCCAATACTCAGTACAATGAAGTGGTGAATTTAGAGCCTGAAATTACATTGGACCAACATTCCTTTTCCTTGCCCACATGCCGGATCAGTGAATCAGTGAAGAAATTAATGGAACTTGCCTATCAGACTTTACTAGAGGCAACAACCAGTAGTGATCAATG tgctgTTCAACTTTTCTACTCAGTGAGGAATATCTTCCATTTGTTCCATGATGTTGTACCAACATATCACAA GGAGAACCTTCAAAAACTTCCCCAGTTGGCCGCTATTCATCACAACAACTGTATGTACATTGCTCACCACTTGTTGACCCTCGGGCATCAGTTCAGATTGCGTCTTGCCCCCATTCTTTGTGATGGCACTGCTACTTTTGTGGATCTTGTACCTGGCTTCAGGAGACTTG GGACAGAATGCTTTTTGGCCCAAATGCGGGCACAGAAAGGTGAACTTCTGGAAAGATTATCAAGTGCTAGGAACTTTTCAAATATGGACGATGAAGAGAATTATTCTGTAGCAAGTAAAGCAGTCCGGCAG GTACTGCACCAACTAAAGAGACTTGGAATTGTGTGGCAGGATGTCCTGCCAGTGAATATATATTGCAAAGCTATGGGGACTTTGCTCAATACAGCAATTTCTGAGATCATTGGCAAAATTACTGCCCTAGAG GACATATCTACTGAAGATGGTGATAGATTATATTCCTTATGCAAAACAGTGATGGATGAAGGACCCCAAGTATTTGCACCTTTATCTGAAGAAAgcaagaacaagaaataccaAGAAGAGGTTCCAGTCTATGTGCCAAAATGGATGCCATTCAAGGAATTGATGATGATGCTACAAGCCAGCTTGCAAGAAATTGGGGATCG